A region of Moorena producens PAL-8-15-08-1 DNA encodes the following proteins:
- a CDS encoding calcium-binding protein encodes MSTNSTNTIVLTFDELPFQPVDDLSFMGVTFDFKVDGVDSTDANYADVGPGSIFFVQDPSLEGDAAGILTLDFDAPVSELEFGVALSTFGTLTPGFTVELFDGSTLVNEIEVDTSSQPSFTEGLFSLPDSDTPIDRVVIDFDDAAAGRFALDNLSFEKAGVTLIGTSNNDILEGGGGDDIIKGLNSKDLLIGLAGEDYMDGGDGDDLLFGGNGHDTLKGGNGQDTLIGGAHDDILEGGKGDDWLYGQEGDDLLNGGQGQDQLNGGFGNDTLIGGPGDDILTGGSGQDTFVLSTVGKVTITDFTDGEDLLQLDGLTFGQISIFEQNDDTIITTINNQPLAVLSGVDFGDITEADFVL; translated from the coding sequence ATGTCTACTAATTCCACTAACACAATAGTTTTGACTTTCGATGAACTGCCCTTTCAACCCGTTGATGATCTGAGTTTCATGGGGGTGACATTTGATTTCAAAGTAGATGGGGTAGATTCAACGGATGCCAATTATGCTGACGTCGGTCCAGGCTCAATTTTCTTTGTACAGGATCCGAGTTTGGAAGGTGATGCCGCCGGAATCCTAACCCTTGACTTTGATGCACCGGTTTCCGAGCTTGAGTTTGGGGTGGCGCTGAGTACCTTTGGTACTCTCACACCTGGTTTTACAGTGGAACTGTTTGATGGCTCCACATTGGTAAATGAGATCGAAGTCGATACTAGTTCACAGCCAAGCTTTACCGAGGGTCTGTTCTCCCTTCCTGATAGTGATACACCAATAGACCGGGTTGTGATCGATTTCGATGATGCCGCTGCTGGCCGCTTCGCCCTTGACAACCTTAGCTTCGAGAAAGCTGGTGTTACCCTAATCGGTACTTCCAACAATGACATCCTCGAAGGTGGCGGAGGTGACGATATTATCAAAGGGCTTAACAGTAAAGATCTTCTTATAGGACTTGCTGGAGAAGACTACATGGACGGTGGTGACGGTGACGATCTACTGTTTGGAGGGAACGGTCATGACACCCTCAAAGGTGGCAATGGTCAGGATACCCTCATTGGCGGGGCTCATGACGATATCCTGGAAGGTGGCAAGGGTGACGATTGGCTTTATGGTCAAGAAGGCGATGATCTGCTTAATGGTGGCCAGGGTCAAGATCAACTTAATGGTGGTTTCGGTAATGATACTCTTATTGGTGGTCCAGGAGATGACATTTTAACTGGTGGCAGTGGGCAAGATACCTTTGTCTTGTCAACAGTAGGCAAAGTTACCATCACTGACTTTACCGATGGTGAAGATCTGTTGCAGTTAGATGGTCTGACTTTTGGTCAGATTTCAATTTTTGAACAAAATGACGATACCATAATCACCACCATCAATAATCAACCATTAGCTGTCTTGAGTGGTGTAGATTTTGGTGATATTACAGAGGCAGATTTTGTGCTTTAA